In the Syntrophus aciditrophicus SB genome, ATTACGGGGAGGCGCTCGCCATGACGGCGCCTTCCACGGGGTCCTTCGCCTACGACATCTACGACATCGGAGTCAACTCCATCCTCAAGGGTCCCATCGGCTTCATCGGCGGGGTCGGCGCTATCGTCTTCGGAGCGATCGAGGCCATACGGGGACGGATACTGGAAGCTGTCCCCGCCATCCTGGGCGGGGCCGCGCTTCTGAAGGCGGATTCCATTGTCCAGACCCTGGGTTGCATCATTTAGCCGGTCTGAAGCGATGACGAAGCGCTTTCCGCAGTATCTCTCGGCCCCGCTGCAGGTGCTCTGGTTCGAGCCGGACGAGTTGGGGGTCGTCTTCACCTGCTTTCTTTTCGCCCTGATCTACGGTTCTTTCTCCTGGGCGCTCCTCTTCATCGCGCCCTGGCAATACAGCCGGGCGAAAAAGAGGTACCCCAAGGGTTTCTTCCGGCATTTTCTCTACTTCGCCGGGATCACCAGAATGAAGGGATACCCGTCCTTTTTCGAGGAGAGGTTTTTCGAATGAGGCTCAATCTTTTTCTGCAGAAGACTTCCAACATCGTCGCGGAGAACAGGCTTCTCAAGTTCGTGGTCGTGGTGATCGGCGTCGCGGCGATCGCGAACGCGGTCATGACCTACCGCGCGTTGAATTACCAGCGGACTATCATCGTCCCCCCGGTCCTGAAAAGCCGGATCGAGATCACGGGGGACAGGGTCTCGGAGGAATACGTGAAGGCCTTCAGCCGGTATATCGCTGCTCTGTCCTTCAGCTATTCCCCGGGGACCGTGAAACCGCAATTCGACGAACTCCTCGCTCTTTATGCGCCGGAAGCGTTTCCGGAGGGAAAGCGGGTCCTTTACGAACTTGCGGACAGGGTGATCACCACCCGGGTAACGAGCGTCTTCTTCATGGGAAAGCTGTATGTGGACGGCGAGAAGAACCAGATCGAGGTGTCGGGACAAAGAAGGCAGTACGTCGACGACCGCAAGGTGGAGGACATCACGAAGACATACCTCATCGATTACAGGATCTCGGACGGCAGGTTCCAGGTCGTCAGGATATCGGAGAAGGAAGATGCGAACAGCCAGGCGGCGAGGTTGCCATGAAAAAGAACATGCTTAAAAAAAAGGTGGGAATGCTTCTCGTTCTCACGCTGGCCGTTTCCGTCCTCGGGAGCGCGGGCATCGCATCCAGCCAGGAAGAAAATGTCCCCGAAAACCGTGAAACGGCCGACGTACAGATCACTAAACTACCGGCGGAGGGCGCCGTCACCGTCATGCCCGAGGTCGCCCAGCCCGTCGAGCTGAGCAGTTCGGACGTGAACCGGATCACCTGCCAGGGCGAAATCAAGGACGTCGTCTACTCAAGGGAGAAGGGGATCACGGTCAAGTTCAGCGGCAGGGACGCTTTCGTCAAGTTCCGTACGGGCTTGAAGGATGGCAAGAGCACGTACAGCACGACGCCGTCGGAGATCTTCGTCGTTTGCGGCGATAACGTTTACAGCCTGATCGCTCTTCCCAAGAGAATCCCCGCCCGGTCCATCAGGCTCTCCCCGGGAAAAACGGAGAACATCAGGAAGAACAGGTCGCTTTTCGGCGCCCTCCCTTTTGAGAAGAAGGTCCTCTCCGCGATCCGGAGCCTCTACACGGAAGAGATTCCCGAGAGCTTCACCGTATCCACCCCCAACAAGAGAATCGATCTCTTTCGTGACCTGGATATCGTCCTTGCCAGGGTAGCGGTGGTCGAAGGCGAGGGTATCCAGGTTAAGGAGTACCGCGGCACGCTCGCCGGTGGAGACAAGGACAGGATCGAGCTCGGCGAAAAGGATTTTCTCCGAAACGAAATCTCCACCGACCCCATCGCCGTCTCCCTGGACAGGCTTGTCCTGAAAAAGGGGGAGATCCTGAGAGCCTTCGTGGTCGAATCTCACCGGGAGGAACCGGGCGATGAAAGATAAGTTGAAGACCATCTGGGCGAACGTCACACCGCGGCAAAAGCGGAACCTTGTCCTTCTCGCCATGGCGACGGTGGTACTGGCGTTCAGCCTCGCGGGGTACCTTTTCAAGACGAGAGACGGCGGGACGGTTTTGGGGAAATCCGCGCAGAAAAAGAAGGAAATCACCCTGGACGCCGGGCTCCTGGAAAAATCCGCCTACCTCGAAGGGCGAAAAGAGATCGCCAGGACCGAGGAGAAGCTCTCGCTTCTCCAGAAAGAACTGGACGAAATCAAGGAAGAGAAGGCGAAGGCCGTCCACGCAGGATCGAAGCAACCCCTTCCGGCGGTCCCGAAGCCGCCCGATCCATCAAAGGCGATCTCTTACCCCGTTCCGCCTTTGCCGCCTCCACCCGTTTCCTCGGCCGATCCATCCAAGGTCGGGCAGGCGTCCAAGCCCGCCGCGGAGACGACGGGTGATATCGAACTCGTCTCGAATCCACAGGCGCAGAAACAGGATCAGAAGGCCGCCGAGGTAAAAAAAAACGAGAAGGGCGACTCGGTCTATCTGCCCCCTTCTTTCATGGAGGCGACCCTTCTTTCCGGCCTGGACGCCCCGACGGTGGAGTCGGCCAAGGGGAACCCCGTCCCGGTTCTCCTGAGGATCAAGGACCTGGCGATCCTCCCCAACAAGGTCAAAGCAGACCTTAAAGGATGCTTCGTCATCGCCGAAGGACAGGGTAATCTCGCCGACGAGCGGGCGCACCTGAGGCTGGTGAACCTCTCCTGCTTGTCAAGGAAGGGCCAAGCCGTGATCGACCAGAAGATCAAGGGCTTCGTCGTCGATTCAGACGGGAAGATCGGCCTCAGGGGAACGGTGGTCTCCAAGATGGGATCGGCAATCGCGCGGTCCGTCCTTGCCGGGTTCTTCGGCGGAGTCGGAGACGCCCTACGGTCCGCCACCATGACCTCCAGTATCAGCGCGCTCGGCACGACCCAGACCGTGGATCCCGGGCAGATCGCCCAGGCGGGGTTGGGAAGCGGACTCGCCCAGGGGGCGCACGAGCTCCAGAAGTTTTATCTGGAACTTGCCAAACAGAGCATGCCCGTGATCGAGGTCGGGGCTACGCGAAACATCACCCTTGTCGTGAGCGAGGGGGTCGACTTGGAGATCAAGGAAAAACCAGGAGGGAAGAAGCAGAAATGAAACGGGTCCTGTGTCTATTAACGTTAACCGCCCTGCTCGGCGGCTGCTCGGTCTTGAATCCATACAAGAGCGAGTTCACCTGCCCGCAAAAGGAAAACGGCAAGTGCGTAGGCGTGGAGACGGCCTACGGCGAGTCCCTGCAGAAAAAAAATAAAGACGAAAGCCTTGAGCCTGCAACCAAAAACTCACCGGGCAAAGCGGTGACCGGTCCGGCACAAAAGGTCAATCTTCTCTATCAGGAGGAAGTCTACCGGAAACTCACCGGGCTCCTCAGGGATCCGGTCACGCCGCTCGTCGCGCCTCCCCGGGTCATGAGGGTGCTTCTCCTCCCTTACAAAGGCGATGGAGGGGAACTCTTCATGCCGAGATACGTCTACTTCATGGCCGACGATGCCCGTTGGATCATGGGCGGCTACCTGAAGGAAGGAGCGGCCGACTGATGGGAAAGCTCTTTGACGTGATCTTCGGCGCCCGCGGGGGAATGACCCGCAAGGATCTCCGAAATTTGACCCGCAGAGACCGGTTTTCCGATTATCTCCCCTGGATCGCTTACGACGGGGAAACGGAAGCATACCACAACGCGGACGGGACCAAGGGCTTTCTCTGGGAATGCAGCCCATTGTGCTTCGCAGGGGAAAAGACCCTCTTCACCCTGGAGGGGCTCTTCCGGCTGGGGCTTCCGCACGGATCGGTCATGCAGTTCATCCTGCACGCCGACAGCCACATCGATCCCTACATCGAGGCGTACCGGTCGGGGAAAACGCGTGACCTCGCGATCGTTCACGAGGCCTCCGAGAAGTTCGCCGCTTTCCTTGAGAAGGGCGTGGAGGGCATGGACATCTTCCTCAAAACCCCTCTGAGAAATTTCCGCCTCTTCGTGGCGGTGAAGTTCCCCGAAGAACGGGAGATGAAGCTCCACGCGAAGGATCTCTCCAACTCCATACTGGAGATCCTGAGGGGGGCGGACCTCTATCCCAGGCCCGTGCCTCCCCATGCGCTCGTCGAATGGATGCGCAGATACCTAAACGACGTTCCTTCCCCGAATAACGACGCCTACGACGATTCGATTCCCATTCGGAAACAGGTGATCTTCTCCGATACGGTCATCGAAAAATCCATGGACCGAATGAAGGTAGGGAACCGGTATTTCCGCTGCACCACGGTAAAACACTATCCCAAGGAAGTGGACCCGCTCCAGACGAACGAGCTCTTCGGGGGCGTGTGGGGAGTGGTCTCCGACGCCAACCAGATCACGACGCCGTTTTTCTTCGCGCTGAACGTCGTATTTCACAATCTCAAGTCGAAGCTCCACACGAAGTGCAACCTCGTTTTGCAGCAGCAGGGGGTTGGAAGCTTCGCCCCTTCCCTCATGAGAAAGAAAGACGAGTACATGACCGCGGTGGACGAGGTGGAAAAGGGGACCCCTTTCGTGAGGGTGATCCCGATCCTCTGGGTCTGGGGGGACAGCGAAAAGACCGTGAGTGAATCGATCGTGAGGGCCAAGCGGATGTGGGAAGCGCAGGGCTACGTCATGCAGGAGGACAGGGGGATCTTGCCCGTCCTCTTTCTCTCGTCCCTTCCCTTCGGCCTCTATGACCGGGACGACAACGTGGACAACCTCGACCGGGACTTTATCGCGCCCTGTGACAGCGTAGCGGTGACCCTCCCCGTCCAGGCGGACTTCTCCGGCGGAGGCAAGCCGAGTCTCATCTTCATCGGGAGAAAGGGGCAGCCCTGTTCCCTGGACGTTTTCGACCGGCACGCCAACAACCATAACATTTTCATCGCAGCCTCTTCGGGAAGCGGAAAATCCTTCCTCGTGAATTACCTCGTCTACAACTATTTCGCTTCCAGCGCCCTCATACGCATCGTGGACATCGGCGGCTCCTACAAGAAGATGACGAGGCTCTTTGGCGCCCGTTTCCTCGATTTCTCCGAGCAATCGAGGATTTGCATGAACCCGTTCACGAACGTCATGGACCCTGCGGGCGATCTCCCCGTCATCGCTTCCATCGTCCTGCAGATGGTCTACTCGTCCACGGACATCGTCCCGGAGGACACGGCGGAGACGGCCATGTCGCTCATCAAGTCGGCGGTCAAGTGGGCCTGGCGGACGGAAGGAGCGGACGCCTCAATCGACACCGTCTACGAGTACCTGTCCACCTTCCCTGAGCACGCGGAGGAGTTCGATTCCTGCCACGAGAATGATATCGCGGCATTCCGGTCCCTTTCTCGCAACCTCTCGTTCAACCTGACAGAATTCACGAGCGGGCACCTCTACGGGAAATGGTTCAACGGGACTTCCGATTTCAACATCGCCGGAGATGAGTTTGTCGTCCTCGAATTGGAACATCTAAAACCCCAGAAGGAGCTCTTCAAGGTCATTACGCTCCAAGTGATCAACGCCGTGACTCAGGACCTCTATATCTCAGACCGGTCGAGGCCCAGGTTCATCATTTTCGACGAGGCGTGGCAGTTCATGCAGGAGGGAAGCTCACTGAAAGGGGTCATTGAAGAAGGATACCGGCGGGCGAGAAAATACGGTGGGAGCTTCACGGTCATCACACAGTCCATTCTCGATTTGAAGCAGTTCGGAAGCATCGGGGACGTGATCCGTTCAAACAGCGCCTTCAAGTTTTATCTGGAATCCAGCGATTTCGATCGGGCGAAGCTGGAGGGTCTGATCGAGCACGAAGGGTTCGCCCTCAAGATCCTGAAGTCGGTCCGGAGCAACAAGCCCAAGTACTCGGAGATCTTCATGGACACCCCGTTCGGTCAGGGCGTGGCCAGGCTCGCCGTGGACCCCTTCTCCTATTACCTCTACACGTCCGATGCGGCGGAAATCGCCGAGATCGAATCCCTCGTGGACAACGGAATGAGCTATGGCGAAGCGATCAATGAAATGGTCAAGAGATACAGGACGGCCGGTTAGGGTCCTGTTCCTTCTTTTCCTGTGCTTCGCCCCGGGGATCGTCCATGCGGCGGGTTCCGGAGATCCCGGTCAGGCCGGAAATGATCTCGGGAGTGCCGCCGTCCAGAGGTTCGGGTCGCCTGGCACCGTCAACAGCGAGATTTCCGTCCCCATGACCTCCCGCGACACGCCCATGCGGACCCTGGACGGGAACAAATTCTTCTCCGCCCAGCTTCTCTGTCCGTCCTCCCGGAAGTTCATCGAGGTTTCCATTCAGGTCGGGGGTTCCGGCGATCTTTCGCAGATCGCGGTCAGCCAGGACCTCGACATGGATGGGAACACGGATTTCGTCTTCTCCGTCCCCTTCCCCGTCTCTGGTGTGTGCGCAAACGGGATAATCTCCTGCCAGGCCGGCACATGGGGGAACTGCAGCTATTATCGCTGGAGCGCCGACGCCTCCGCCCGCGTCGGACTCGCGACCGCGGCAATTTCGGACTTGGGGGGTTGCTACTGCGTCAACGCGAGCTGCGGGAGCAACCTCGTCCAGGGAAACCTGTCGACCGTTCTCCGTGACCTGGGCGGAGGCGTCTCAAGCGCCGTCCAGGCCGTGAACAGGAAATACGCCGTCACCGACGTAAAAGAGGAAGGATCGACGATCACTTATTACGGCCAGGACGCGGGGCAATGCTCCGGTTCTCCCGGTCCGTACGGATCGAGCTCACCGGAGCAATACTACAGTGCGGGAAGCGACGCCGGCCTCGCGAACGCCAAGGACGCGGCACAGATCTCCCAAGCGGGAGACCCGGCCAGCTACTACAGCCTGATCGCCAACTCCCAGGCCGCCCAGGAGAGCCAGGGCGATTACCGGCAGTGTTCCATCATCAGGAACATCACCGTGACCACGGTGACGGGGTGCTCATCCCCGGGAGATTCCCTGGACCCGTCATTGAACGGCTGCACCATCAACGACCTGAGCCCTTACCCGCGGACCATCAAGACCCACGACGGGGGGAGCGGCGGAAGCTGCTATTTTCCCCAGCCCGGTAGTATCACCTCTTCCGGCGGGAGTCTCTACATCGGGAATTACCTCTGTGGAGACCCGCACGGCGGCGTGGTGAAGAATGCACGCATCCGGTTCCTGTGCGGGGGAGCTCAGGTCATCGTCTATTCCCGCGAGTACGAGACGGCGGCGCTTTCCTGCCCCTCCGGTGACCTCGCGTGGATCGAAGGATG is a window encoding:
- the traL gene encoding type IV conjugative transfer system protein TraL; translated protein: MTKRFPQYLSAPLQVLWFEPDELGVVFTCFLFALIYGSFSWALLFIAPWQYSRAKKRYPKGFFRHFLYFAGITRMKGYPSFFEERFFE
- a CDS encoding type IV conjugative transfer system protein TraE; this encodes MRLNLFLQKTSNIVAENRLLKFVVVVIGVAAIANAVMTYRALNYQRTIIVPPVLKSRIEITGDRVSEEYVKAFSRYIAALSFSYSPGTVKPQFDELLALYAPEAFPEGKRVLYELADRVITTRVTSVFFMGKLYVDGEKNQIEVSGQRRQYVDDRKVEDITKTYLIDYRISDGRFQVVRISEKEDANSQAARLP
- a CDS encoding type-F conjugative transfer system secretin TraK, whose product is MKKNMLKKKVGMLLVLTLAVSVLGSAGIASSQEENVPENRETADVQITKLPAEGAVTVMPEVAQPVELSSSDVNRITCQGEIKDVVYSREKGITVKFSGRDAFVKFRTGLKDGKSTYSTTPSEIFVVCGDNVYSLIALPKRIPARSIRLSPGKTENIRKNRSLFGALPFEKKVLSAIRSLYTEEIPESFTVSTPNKRIDLFRDLDIVLARVAVVEGEGIQVKEYRGTLAGGDKDRIELGEKDFLRNEISTDPIAVSLDRLVLKKGEILRAFVVESHREEPGDER
- a CDS encoding TraB/VirB10 family protein, with the translated sequence MKDKLKTIWANVTPRQKRNLVLLAMATVVLAFSLAGYLFKTRDGGTVLGKSAQKKKEITLDAGLLEKSAYLEGRKEIARTEEKLSLLQKELDEIKEEKAKAVHAGSKQPLPAVPKPPDPSKAISYPVPPLPPPPVSSADPSKVGQASKPAAETTGDIELVSNPQAQKQDQKAAEVKKNEKGDSVYLPPSFMEATLLSGLDAPTVESAKGNPVPVLLRIKDLAILPNKVKADLKGCFVIAEGQGNLADERAHLRLVNLSCLSRKGQAVIDQKIKGFVVDSDGKIGLRGTVVSKMGSAIARSVLAGFFGGVGDALRSATMTSSISALGTTQTVDPGQIAQAGLGSGLAQGAHELQKFYLELAKQSMPVIEVGATRNITLVVSEGVDLEIKEKPGGKKQK
- the traV gene encoding type IV conjugative transfer system lipoprotein TraV; its protein translation is MKRVLCLLTLTALLGGCSVLNPYKSEFTCPQKENGKCVGVETAYGESLQKKNKDESLEPATKNSPGKAVTGPAQKVNLLYQEEVYRKLTGLLRDPVTPLVAPPRVMRVLLLPYKGDGGELFMPRYVYFMADDARWIMGGYLKEGAAD
- a CDS encoding TraC family protein is translated as MGKLFDVIFGARGGMTRKDLRNLTRRDRFSDYLPWIAYDGETEAYHNADGTKGFLWECSPLCFAGEKTLFTLEGLFRLGLPHGSVMQFILHADSHIDPYIEAYRSGKTRDLAIVHEASEKFAAFLEKGVEGMDIFLKTPLRNFRLFVAVKFPEEREMKLHAKDLSNSILEILRGADLYPRPVPPHALVEWMRRYLNDVPSPNNDAYDDSIPIRKQVIFSDTVIEKSMDRMKVGNRYFRCTTVKHYPKEVDPLQTNELFGGVWGVVSDANQITTPFFFALNVVFHNLKSKLHTKCNLVLQQQGVGSFAPSLMRKKDEYMTAVDEVEKGTPFVRVIPILWVWGDSEKTVSESIVRAKRMWEAQGYVMQEDRGILPVLFLSSLPFGLYDRDDNVDNLDRDFIAPCDSVAVTLPVQADFSGGGKPSLIFIGRKGQPCSLDVFDRHANNHNIFIAASSGSGKSFLVNYLVYNYFASSALIRIVDIGGSYKKMTRLFGARFLDFSEQSRICMNPFTNVMDPAGDLPVIASIVLQMVYSSTDIVPEDTAETAMSLIKSAVKWAWRTEGADASIDTVYEYLSTFPEHAEEFDSCHENDIAAFRSLSRNLSFNLTEFTSGHLYGKWFNGTSDFNIAGDEFVVLELEHLKPQKELFKVITLQVINAVTQDLYISDRSRPRFIIFDEAWQFMQEGSSLKGVIEEGYRRARKYGGSFTVITQSILDLKQFGSIGDVIRSNSAFKFYLESSDFDRAKLEGLIEHEGFALKILKSVRSNKPKYSEIFMDTPFGQGVARLAVDPFSYYLYTSDAAEIAEIESLVDNGMSYGEAINEMVKRYRTAG